One window of Corynebacterium doosanense CAU 212 = DSM 45436 genomic DNA carries:
- a CDS encoding suppressor of fused domain protein — protein sequence MQFEETAFWLSEIMPAQLELRQVNGARVGTATLDDGRALAATADFSDTDTGLMTDDEPQRDVRCELMVTAQVSEAEAASAVLAAAAVLQGAGGMVPARPGILLPGVGGAAGLIGVSVAHGLLMAPRLWGEQTPHVAEENRMTLMLEVVMLTEEEYQIGVQSGVDTLLRRLRRRGADLDDWRRE from the coding sequence TTGCAGTTCGAGGAAACCGCCTTCTGGCTCAGCGAGATCATGCCGGCGCAGCTCGAGCTGCGTCAGGTGAACGGCGCCCGGGTGGGCACCGCGACGCTTGACGACGGTCGCGCGCTCGCCGCCACGGCCGACTTCTCCGACACCGACACCGGCCTGATGACAGACGACGAACCCCAGCGGGACGTGCGCTGCGAGCTCATGGTCACCGCTCAGGTGTCTGAGGCCGAGGCCGCTTCAGCCGTGCTGGCCGCCGCCGCCGTGCTGCAGGGTGCGGGAGGGATGGTTCCGGCCCGACCCGGCATTCTGCTCCCCGGGGTGGGAGGGGCCGCCGGACTGATCGGTGTTTCGGTGGCGCACGGGCTACTCATGGCCCCGCGGCTGTGGGGTGAGCAGACGCCGCACGTCGCCGAGGAGAATCGCATGACGCTCATGCTGGAGGTGGTCATGCTCACCGAGGAGGAGTACCAGATCGGTGTGCAGTCGGGCGTCGATACGCTCCTTCGACGCCTGCGCCGCCGCGGTGCTGACCTGGACGATTGGCGCCGAGAGTAG
- a CDS encoding ATP-binding protein, whose product MNDGGPGRYRRRAIDNLLDEYLPHLPAIALEGPKGVGKTLTALQRASSVLRLDEPATAALVAADPRMVNGAQTPLLLDEWQRYPPVWDVVRRAVDDGAPGGSFLLTGSAFPPVDVALHSGAGRIDTLRMRPFSLQERLDSTPLITVANLLSGETPELRSTTLPVSVDDYATEICRSGFPGIFNLPPQLRTVRIDGYINRIVTHEFPEQGLRVRNPEAVQRWMAGYARATARTDSYQQIRDYSTPGDADKPARKTADNYRSLLTQLMILEPLPAWLPLEPGLGKLIQSPKHHLCDPALAARLLGASPASLLNGTESGAQLFAQLFESLCTLSVRVAAESCGARALHLRTLRGEHEIDIIAEGSDGQVVAIEVKVSPDVRDGDVRHLTWLRDVLGTRFAAGVVVHAGTAAYRRADGIYVLPLAALG is encoded by the coding sequence ATGAATGATGGAGGGCCGGGACGCTACCGCCGAAGGGCGATCGATAATCTTCTGGATGAGTACTTACCTCACCTCCCCGCTATCGCACTGGAGGGACCGAAGGGCGTCGGGAAAACCCTCACCGCCCTGCAACGCGCCAGTTCGGTTCTCCGGTTGGACGAACCCGCCACGGCAGCCCTGGTTGCTGCCGACCCCCGCATGGTGAACGGTGCGCAAACACCGCTCCTACTCGATGAATGGCAACGCTACCCACCGGTCTGGGACGTGGTCCGACGTGCAGTCGACGACGGCGCCCCCGGCGGCTCCTTCCTCCTCACCGGTAGCGCCTTCCCTCCCGTTGACGTAGCACTTCACTCGGGTGCCGGACGCATTGACACCCTGAGAATGCGCCCATTCAGCCTCCAGGAGCGGCTCGACTCCACGCCCCTGATCACTGTCGCCAACCTCTTGTCTGGCGAAACCCCTGAGCTTCGCTCCACGACGTTGCCCGTCTCCGTCGACGACTACGCCACCGAAATCTGCCGCTCCGGGTTTCCAGGCATCTTCAACTTGCCACCGCAGCTCCGAACGGTGCGTATCGACGGCTATATCAACCGCATCGTTACCCATGAGTTCCCCGAACAGGGACTTCGGGTCCGCAACCCGGAAGCGGTCCAGCGGTGGATGGCCGGCTACGCCCGAGCTACGGCACGAACTGACAGCTATCAGCAGATACGCGATTACTCCACTCCGGGTGACGCCGATAAACCCGCCCGGAAGACGGCGGACAATTATCGGTCGCTCCTCACCCAGCTCATGATCCTCGAGCCGCTCCCAGCTTGGCTTCCGCTCGAACCGGGATTGGGAAAGCTCATTCAGTCACCAAAACACCACCTCTGTGACCCCGCCTTGGCGGCACGCCTTCTGGGTGCCTCGCCTGCGTCACTGTTGAACGGGACCGAATCCGGGGCACAGCTTTTCGCCCAGCTCTTCGAGTCTCTGTGCACCCTCAGCGTCCGCGTCGCTGCGGAGTCATGCGGTGCGCGAGCACTACACCTGCGCACTCTCCGTGGCGAACACGAGATCGACATCATTGCAGAGGGCTCCGATGGGCAGGTCGTCGCGATCGAAGTCAAGGTTTCCCCCGACGTTCGAGACGGCGACGTCCGCCACCTCACCTGGTTGAGGGATGTTCTCGGCACACGCTTTGCCGCCGGAGTCGTCGTGCACGCCGGAACTGCCGCCTATCGGCGTGCAGACGGTATCTATGTCCTTCCCCTGGCAGCACTGGGCTAG
- a CDS encoding aminotransferase class I/II-fold pyridoxal phosphate-dependent enzyme encodes MSLLDLDTDQRAEFAARIRKDYEELQARNLKLDLTRGKPSSEQLDIGNPLLSLPGEGNFRDKDGADVRNYGNLKGIRDIREIWSDLLGVEYEEVAAGDASSLNIMFDLIAFAHSFGTQDSERPWSEEEQVKWICPVPGYDRHFAITEKFGYEMLTVPWLEDGPDMDAIREAVKDPQVKGMWVVPTFANPSGHVVSRDVARQLAEMETAAPDFRIIWDNAYAVHTLTDEFPEVIDVVALAREAGNPNRFLHMSSTSKITFAGSGVSFFNSSTDNINWLLGTQGTRGIGPNKVNQLRHALYFGDAEGVRAIMRKHASLLAPKFSRVLEILEKNLGEYDVARWTEPKGGYFISMDVLDGTASRVVELAKNAGIALTEAGSSFPLHDDPNDRNIRLAPSMPSVEDLEVAMEGVTTCVLLAAAEKLGA; translated from the coding sequence ATGTCGCTTCTCGATCTCGACACCGACCAGCGCGCCGAGTTCGCGGCGCGGATCCGTAAGGACTACGAGGAGCTCCAGGCTCGTAACCTCAAGCTCGACCTCACCCGCGGCAAGCCGTCCTCGGAGCAGCTCGACATCGGCAACCCCCTGCTGTCCCTGCCCGGCGAGGGCAACTTCCGGGACAAGGACGGCGCCGACGTGCGCAACTACGGCAACCTCAAGGGCATCCGCGACATCCGCGAGATCTGGTCGGATCTGCTCGGAGTCGAGTACGAGGAGGTCGCCGCCGGTGACGCATCCAGCCTGAACATCATGTTCGACCTCATCGCCTTCGCCCACAGCTTCGGCACCCAGGACTCCGAGCGCCCGTGGAGCGAGGAAGAGCAGGTCAAGTGGATCTGCCCCGTCCCGGGCTACGACCGCCACTTCGCCATCACCGAGAAGTTCGGCTACGAAATGCTCACCGTGCCCTGGCTCGAGGACGGCCCCGACATGGACGCCATCCGCGAGGCCGTGAAGGACCCGCAGGTCAAGGGTATGTGGGTTGTCCCCACCTTCGCCAACCCCTCCGGCCACGTGGTCTCCCGCGACGTCGCCCGTCAGCTCGCGGAGATGGAGACGGCCGCGCCGGACTTCCGCATCATCTGGGACAACGCGTACGCGGTGCACACGCTCACGGACGAGTTCCCCGAGGTCATCGACGTGGTCGCCCTCGCCCGCGAGGCCGGCAACCCGAACCGCTTCCTCCACATGTCGTCGACCTCGAAGATCACCTTCGCGGGCAGTGGCGTGAGCTTCTTCAACTCCTCCACCGACAACATCAACTGGCTGCTGGGCACGCAGGGCACCCGCGGCATCGGCCCCAACAAGGTCAACCAGCTGCGCCACGCCCTGTACTTCGGCGACGCCGAGGGTGTGCGCGCGATCATGCGCAAGCACGCCTCGCTGCTCGCTCCCAAGTTCTCCCGTGTGCTGGAGATCCTGGAGAAGAACCTCGGCGAGTACGACGTCGCCCGCTGGACCGAGCCCAAGGGCGGCTACTTCATCTCCATGGACGTCCTCGACGGCACCGCCTCCCGCGTGGTGGAGCTGGCCAAGAACGCCGGTATCGCACTCACCGAGGCCGGCTCCTCCTTCCCGCTGCACGACGACCCCAACGACCGCAACATCCGCCTCGCCCCCTCGATGCCCTCGGTGGAGGATCTCGAGGTGGCCATGGAAGGCGTGACCACCTGCGTGCTGCTCGCCGCGGCGGAAAAGCTGGGCGCCTAG